A single window of Paenibacillus sp. SYP-B4298 DNA harbors:
- the fabZ gene encoding 3-hydroxyacyl-ACP dehydratase FabZ translates to MMDIVQIQETIPHRHPFLLVDRIIELEEGVRAVGIKCVTYNEPFFAGHFPGYPVMPGVLIVEALAQVGAAAILKVEQFQHKLGFLAGIDEFRFRGQVVPGDTLRLEVEIIRLKGTVGKGKATASVDGKVVASGEIMFALVDRPATEGVGQ, encoded by the coding sequence ATGATGGATATTGTACAGATCCAGGAGACGATTCCGCATCGTCATCCGTTTTTGCTTGTAGACCGGATTATTGAACTGGAGGAAGGGGTACGCGCTGTAGGCATCAAATGCGTCACTTATAATGAACCTTTTTTTGCAGGACATTTTCCAGGGTATCCGGTTATGCCGGGAGTACTGATCGTGGAGGCGCTTGCCCAGGTGGGCGCGGCAGCGATCTTGAAGGTGGAGCAATTCCAGCATAAGCTGGGCTTCCTGGCCGGGATAGATGAGTTCCGTTTCCGTGGGCAGGTCGTACCAGGGGATACGCTGCGTCTTGAGGTAGAGATTATTCGCCTCAAAGGCACAGTAGGTAAAGGGAAGGCTACGGCATCGGTCGATGGCAAGGTTGTTGCATCTGGAGAAATTATGTTTGCGCTGGTGGACAGGCCAGCTACAGAGGGAGTGGGACAATGA